One genomic window of Serinus canaria isolate serCan28SL12 chromosome 4, serCan2020, whole genome shotgun sequence includes the following:
- the EXOC1L gene encoding exocyst complex component 1-like, producing the protein MSSLVKEDLAKRLFGPRRQRLHEFIEVEGAGAQRYYLCAAVTKSKEVEICMVKHWRVDREEKYEIVEKWFLKDLEMIDGKEADTDNPYFDMHFQKVYNMEAYSCASKYTFARTLNKLNATYLKKDFKIVNFDDTYLNDDSIWSSSNRDFLVVMRVCFYASNLLCLSLCRLS; encoded by the exons ATGTCCTCGCTGGTGAAGGAGGACCTGGCGAAGAGGCTGTTCGGCCCCCGGCGGCAGAGGCTGCACGAGTTCATCGAGGTGGAGGGCGCGGGCGCCCAGCGCTATTACCTGTGCGCCGCAG taacTAAGAGTAAAGAAGTAGAAATATGTATGGTTAAACACTGGCGAGTggacagagaggagaaataTGAAATAGTTGAAAAGTGGTTTTTGAAAGATCTGGAGATGATTGATGGAAAAGAAGCAGATACA gataaTCCATATTTTGATATGCATTTCCAAAAAGTCTACAATATGGAAGCATATAGTTGTGCATCTAAATATACCTTTGCTCGAACGCTAAACAAACTGAATGCCACGTACCTTAAGAAGGACTTCAAGATTGTGAACTTTGATGACACCTACCTAAATGATGATTCAATCTGGTCATCCAGCAATAGAGATTTCTTAGTAGTTATGAGGGTTTGCTTCTATGCTTCCAACCTTTTATGTCTGTCCCTCTGTCGTTTGTCCTAA